In Sporosarcina psychrophila, a genomic segment contains:
- a CDS encoding transporter substrate-binding domain-containing protein → MFKTKKFLLLTITALMSVMLLAACNSGDDKAGSKEENVLETIKKRDKIIFGVKYDTKLFGLKNPSTGDVEGFDIDIAKQLAKDILGDETKIEFVEVTSKTRIPLLNKGDIDAIIATMTVSEERKKEVDFSEIYFNAGQSLLVKKGSPIQSIDDLTKDTTVIAVKGSTSTDNIREAAPDAPVLEFENYAEAFTALKAGKGEVLTTDDSILAGMASEDDSFEIVGEQFTEEPYGIAVKKGEKEFVDSLNTSLESLKSSGDFDTIYDSWFEGLLK, encoded by the coding sequence ATGTTTAAGACAAAAAAGTTTCTTTTATTAACGATAACTGCGCTTATGTCGGTTATGCTTTTGGCAGCTTGTAATTCAGGGGACGACAAAGCAGGTAGTAAAGAGGAAAACGTGCTCGAAACAATTAAAAAACGTGATAAAATCATTTTCGGAGTAAAATATGATACGAAATTATTTGGTTTAAAAAATCCTTCTACAGGCGACGTTGAAGGTTTTGATATCGATATTGCAAAACAATTAGCAAAAGATATTCTTGGCGATGAAACTAAAATTGAATTTGTAGAAGTAACGTCAAAAACAAGAATCCCATTATTAAATAAAGGCGATATCGATGCAATTATCGCGACAATGACAGTTTCAGAGGAACGTAAAAAAGAAGTTGATTTCTCAGAAATTTACTTCAATGCAGGCCAATCCCTACTCGTGAAAAAGGGAAGTCCTATTCAAAGTATTGACGATCTTACAAAGGATACAACTGTAATTGCTGTAAAAGGGTCTACGTCTACTGATAATATACGGGAAGCAGCTCCAGATGCACCCGTCTTAGAGTTTGAAAACTACGCAGAAGCTTTTACAGCACTTAAAGCTGGAAAAGGTGAAGTTTTAACAACTGATGATTCAATCCTTGCAGGAATGGCTTCTGAAGATGATTCTTTTGAAATAGTCGGGGAACAATTTACAGAAGAGCCTTATGGAATTGCTGTAAAAAAAGGGGAAAAAGAATTTGTAGATTCACTTAACACTTCGCTAGAATCACTAAAATCGAGTGGGGACTTTGATACTATTTATGACAGTTGGTTTGAAGGTTTGTTGAAATAA